The genomic window GGCGGGGGCTGAACAGCAGCGTGCCGCCGTACGCGGCGTCGACGTGGAGCTCGGCGCCGTACCGCTCGCAGAGGCCGGCGATGGCGGGGAGCGGGTCGATGCGGCCGGTGTCGGTGGTGCCGGCGGTGGCGGTGACGAGGACGGGGCCGCCGCGGAGCCGGGCGAGGGTGGCGTCGAGGGCAGCGAGGTCGGTGGTGCCGGCGGGCGCGGGTACGGTGACGGGCTCGGGCAGCCCGAGGAGCCAGGCGGCGCGGCGGACCGAGTGGTGCGTGTGGGTGCCGCAGACGACGGTGAGCGCGGCTCCGTGGCGCTCGCGGGCGAGGAGCAGCGCGAGCTGGTTGCCCTCGGTGCCGCCGGTGGTGACGAGGGCGTCGGGGCGGGCGGCGTCCGGGTACACCTCGGCGGCGAGCGCCCGGGCCGTCTCGGCCTCCAGGGCGGAGGCCGCGGGTGCCTGGTCCCAGGAGTCGAGTGACGGGTTGAGCGCGGAGGCGGCGAGGTCGGCTGCGACGGCGAGCGCGAGGGGCGGGGCGTGCAGATGGGCGGCGCACCGGGGGTCGGCGGGGTCGGCGGCGCCGTGGGCGACGGCCTCGACGAGGGTCCGCAGCGCCTCTTCGGCGCCGCGGCCCTCGGCGGGGATGACGGGGGTGACGGTCTCCCGCACGGCCGTGCCCAGCGTCTCCGGCCCGCCCGGGGGGAACGGCCCGCCGCGCGCCACCGCGCCGCTGCGGAGTGCGTCCAGCACGACATCGAGCAGCGGCCGCAGGGCGTCGGGTCCTGCGGTCCCTCCGGCGAGGGGCGGCGGCGTACTCATGCGGGGTCCTTCGGGAGCGCTGGGCTTCACGCCTGGGTGTTGCACGCCAGGGTGGACGGGGATCCGGCGGGAATGCCCGCAGTGCTCAACGATCTCAACCGAAAGTGGTAGTGCCATGGGCTGCGGCCCGGTGCGCTCCGCGCCGCCTGCTATGGGCCCGGGGGGCCGGGCGGGCTGCCTGCTACGGGCCCGGTGGCCCCCGGGGTCTGCGGTCTCAGGCGTCGGACGGCGCGGCGGGCAGGCTCGCGGCGCGGACCGACAGCGCGCGGCGGAGGTCGTCGAGCTGGTCGGCGAGTTTGCGGCGGAGAGCGGGGATCATCTCGGTGTCGCGCAGGCAGTGCTCGCCCAGGCTCAGGGCTTCGGGGTCGACGGCGTGGACGGGGAAGGCGTTGCGGCCCGCGGCTTCGGCGATGGCCGGGCCGCGGCGGTCCGCGAGGGCGACGGCCGCGGGGTAGAAGCGGGGCACGTACTCGCGTACGAGGTCGGTCTGTTCGGGCTGCCAGAAGCCCTGCGCGGTGGCAGCGAAGAGGTAGTTGGACAGGTCGTCGGTGTCGAAGAGCCGCGACCAGGCGGCCGCCTTGGCCTCCGCCGTGGGGAGCGCGGCGCGGCAGCGGGCGGCGCCCTCCTGGCCGTTGGCGCTGCGGTCGCGGTCGAGTTCGGCCGCGATTCCGGCCTCGTCCGTGGCGCCCAGCGCGGCGAGCCTGGCGAGGATGCGCCAGCGCAGTTCGGGGTCGAGGCCGGGTCCGCCGGGGACGCTGTCACCGTCGAGCCAGTCGTGGAGCGTGGCCGGCCGGGTGGTGGCGTCGATGAAGTGGCGTACGGCGGTGAGCCGCAGTCCGGGCGCGCTGCCGTCCTCGGTGCGGCGGATCAGGTCGCGGGTGAGGTCGGCGAGGAGGGCGAGCGCGGCGGGGCGGGCCTCGGCGGTGAGGTAGCGGTCGGCGACGTGGGTGGCGGCGAAGCCGAGGACGCCCTGGACGATGGCGACGTCGCTCTCGTGCGGGAGGTGGGCGCGGGCGGCGTCGAGGTAGGCGGTGGGGGCGAGTTCGCCGTCGCGGACCATGTCGCGCGCCGCGTTCCACACGACGGTGCGGGTGAGCGGGTCGGGCAGGCCCGAGAGCGAGCGCAGGGCGGTGTCCCAGGAGGCGGGATCGAGGCGGACCTTGGCGTAGGTGAGGTCGCCGTCGTTGAGGACGACGAGGTCCGGGCGGCGGCCGGGCACGAGGGTCGGGGCCGTCTGCGGCACGTCGGTCTCGATGCGCTCGCGCAGCACGAGGCGGCCGGGCTCGGCCGGGTCGTGGTCGTACACGCCGACGGCGATGCGGTGCGGGCGGCTGCCCTCCCGGGTGATGTCGAGGCGTCGGCCGCCGTCTGCCTCCACGAGGGCCGGGGTGAGGGTGTCGACGCCGGTGGTGCGCAGCCAGGCTTCGGCCCAGCTGTGCACGTCGCGGTCGGTGGCCTCGGCGAGCGAGTCGATGAAGTCGGCGAGGGTGGCGTTGCCGAAGCGGTGCCGGGCGAAGTGGATGTTGATGCCGGCGAGGAAGTCCTTCTCGCCGAGCCAGGTGACGAGCTGGCGGAGGGCGGAGGCGCCCTTGGCGTAGGAGATCCCGTCGAAGTTGAGCATGGCCGATGCCGTGTCGGGGACGGCCTCGGGGGCGACGGGGTGGGTGGAGGGGCGCTGGTCGGCGTCGTAGCCCCAGGCCTTGCGGACGATGCCGAAGTCGGTCCAGGACCCGGTGAACCGGGTGGCCTCGGCGATGGTCTGGTAGCCCATGTACTCGGCGAAGGACTCGTTCAGCCAGATGTCGTCCCACCAGCGCAGCGTGACCAGGTCGCCGAACCACATGTGGGCCATCTCGTGCGCGATGACCACGGCGCGGTTCTGGCGCTCGGTGTCGGTGACGGCGGAGCGGTGGACGTACTCGTCGCGGAAGGTGACCAGTCCCGGGTTCTCCATGGCGCCCGCGTTGAACTCGGGCACGAAGGCCTGGTCGTAGGAGTCGAAGGGGTACGGCTCCTCGAACTTCTCGTGGTAGCGGTCGAAGCACTGCCGGGTGATGTCGAGGATCTCGTCGGCGTCGGCGTCGAGGTGGGGTGCGAGGGAACGGCGGCAGTGGATGCCGAAGGGCAGCCCGGCGTGCTCGGTGCGTACGGAGTGCCAGGGGCCCGCGGCGACGGCGACGAGGTAGGTGGAGATCAGGGGCGTGGGCGCGGCGGTCCAGCGGCCGTCGTCCTGCTGCGCGGTGATGCCGTTGGCGAGGACGGTCCAGCCTTCGGGGGCGGTGACGGTGAGCTCGAACACCGCCTTGAGGTCGGGCTGGTCGAAGGCGGCGAAGACGCGCTGCACGTCCTCCATGAAGAGCTGGGTGTACGTGTAGGTCTCGCCGTCGGCGGGGTCGGTGAAGCGGTGCATGCCCTCGCAGGTGCGGGAGTAGTGCATGGCGGCGTCTATGAGCAGCTCGTGCTCGCCGGCGGTGAGTCCCTTCAGCGCGAGGCGGTTCCCGTCGAGGGTCTCGGGGTCGAGGGGCTGTCCGTCGAGGGTGACGGAGCGCAGGGTGGCGGGCTTGAGCTCGACGAAGGTGTCTCCGGCCGCGCGGGCCGTGAACCGGATCGCGGTCCGTGAGTCGAAGGTGTCGTCCCCGGTGGTGAGATCGAGTGCGATCGAGTACCGGTGGACGTCGAGGAGCTGGGCTCGGGTCTGCGCTTCGTCGCGCGTGAGTACGGACATGGGGCCATGCTGCCCGATGGGTGGGCCATGCACACAGGGCCCGAGTTGCGCTGAGAGCGCACGCGCGCGGGCACGCACGGCAGCGGGCGCTCGGCCCGCTGCCGGCGGTCAGACGCTGTGGCCGTTACTGCCGTTGCTGCCGTTGCTGCTCGCGATCGTCTCGTGGTGGCGGATGACCTCGGCGATGATGAAGTTGAGGAGTTTCTCGGCGAACGCGGGGTCGAGTTTCGCGCTCTCCGCGAGCCGGCGGAGGCGGGCGATCTGCCGGGCCTCGCGGTCGGGGTCGGCGGGCGGCAGCTTGTGTGCGGCCTTGAGGCGGCCGACCTGCTGGGTGCACTTGAACCGTTCGGCGAGCATGTGCACGACGGCCGCGTCGATGTTGTCGATGCTCTCGCGCAGCCGGGTGAGCTCGGCCAGGACGGACTCGTCGATGCCATTGGTCTCGCTGGAGGTCATGGGAAGCGAGCTTAGAGGGCCCGGCAGCAGGGCGCTGCGGCGGCGCAGCCCATCGGACCCGACGCCGCGCGCCCTGCTGCCGGGACCTCTCACGTCGGGCGGGCGGTGATCATCGGCGGGTGATCAGGATCCGGGATGCGGTTGCTCCAGCCGCCGGGGACCGTGCGGCCCTGCTGTTCGCGGAAGCGGATCGGCGCGGTGCCGACGCGGCGGGTGAACAGGCGCGAGAAGTAGGCCGGGTCGTCGTAACCGACGCGGCGGGCGACGGCCGCGACGGGGAGGTCGGTGGCGGCGAGGAGTTCCTTGGCGCGGCCGAGGCGGATGCCGAGGAGGTAGTCCTTGGGGCTGCATCCGGCGCCACGGCGGACGGCGGTGCGCAGCTCGGCCGGGGTCATGCCGTGGCGGGCGGCGTGCTCGGCGACGGTCAGCGGCTGGAAGGCGTCGCGGGCGAGGGCCTGGAGGACGGGGTCGCCGTCGGGGCTGGTGTCGGCGCGGGCTCGGCGCAGGGCGACGAGGAGTTCGTGGACGGCGGCTGCGGTCTCGACCTCCAGGAACGGGTTGCCGCGGCGGGCGGCGCGGGCGATGCGTCCGACGGCCGCGCGGGCGGGGGCCGCGTCGGAGAGGGGGACGACGGGGCGGTCCGGCTCGATGTAGCCGAGTTCGGTGTACGTGGCGGTCGCCGGGCCCGCGAAGTCGACGAAGCTCTCGTCCCAGCCGGTGACCGGGTCGGGGGCGTAGTGGTGCGGGACGCCGGGAGTGAGCCAGAGGACGGCGGGGGCGTTGACGGTGGTGCGCCGCCCGTCGGCGGAGCGGTACCAGCCGCCGCCGGCGCTGATCAGGACGGCGACGTGGTGGTCGAGGGTGCGGGGGCCGACGGTGGGCAGGGTGCCGTGCTGGAGGCCGACGCCGAGGCAGACGAGGCCGAGCCGGTGGTGGACGGGGCTGGGTGTGAAGTAGCGCATCCAGGTGTGGTACATCCGTGCC from Streptomyces formicae includes these protein-coding regions:
- a CDS encoding chorismate mutase — translated: MTSSETNGIDESVLAELTRLRESIDNIDAAVVHMLAERFKCTQQVGRLKAAHKLPPADPDREARQIARLRRLAESAKLDPAFAEKLLNFIIAEVIRHHETIASSNGSNGSNGHSV
- the pepN gene encoding aminopeptidase N gives rise to the protein MSVLTRDEAQTRAQLLDVHRYSIALDLTTGDDTFDSRTAIRFTARAAGDTFVELKPATLRSVTLDGQPLDPETLDGNRLALKGLTAGEHELLIDAAMHYSRTCEGMHRFTDPADGETYTYTQLFMEDVQRVFAAFDQPDLKAVFELTVTAPEGWTVLANGITAQQDDGRWTAAPTPLISTYLVAVAAGPWHSVRTEHAGLPFGIHCRRSLAPHLDADADEILDITRQCFDRYHEKFEEPYPFDSYDQAFVPEFNAGAMENPGLVTFRDEYVHRSAVTDTERQNRAVVIAHEMAHMWFGDLVTLRWWDDIWLNESFAEYMGYQTIAEATRFTGSWTDFGIVRKAWGYDADQRPSTHPVAPEAVPDTASAMLNFDGISYAKGASALRQLVTWLGEKDFLAGINIHFARHRFGNATLADFIDSLAEATDRDVHSWAEAWLRTTGVDTLTPALVEADGGRRLDITREGSRPHRIAVGVYDHDPAEPGRLVLRERIETDVPQTAPTLVPGRRPDLVVLNDGDLTYAKVRLDPASWDTALRSLSGLPDPLTRTVVWNAARDMVRDGELAPTAYLDAARAHLPHESDVAIVQGVLGFAATHVADRYLTAEARPAALALLADLTRDLIRRTEDGSAPGLRLTAVRHFIDATTRPATLHDWLDGDSVPGGPGLDPELRWRILARLAALGATDEAGIAAELDRDRSANGQEGAARCRAALPTAEAKAAAWSRLFDTDDLSNYLFAATAQGFWQPEQTDLVREYVPRFYPAAVALADRRGPAIAEAAGRNAFPVHAVDPEALSLGEHCLRDTEMIPALRRKLADQLDDLRRALSVRAASLPAAPSDA
- a CDS encoding helix-turn-helix domain-containing protein → MYHTWMRYFTPSPVHHRLGLVCLGVGLQHGTLPTVGPRTLDHHVAVLISAGGGWYRSADGRRTTVNAPAVLWLTPGVPHHYAPDPVTGWDESFVDFAGPATATYTELGYIEPDRPVVPLSDAAPARAAVGRIARAARRGNPFLEVETAAAVHELLVALRRARADTSPDGDPVLQALARDAFQPLTVAEHAARHGMTPAELRTAVRRGAGCSPKDYLLGIRLGRAKELLAATDLPVAAVARRVGYDDPAYFSRLFTRRVGTAPIRFREQQGRTVPGGWSNRIPDPDHPPMITARPT
- a CDS encoding pyridoxal phosphate-dependent decarboxylase family protein, which produces MSTPPPLAGGTAGPDALRPLLDVVLDALRSGAVARGGPFPPGGPETLGTAVRETVTPVIPAEGRGAEEALRTLVEAVAHGAADPADPRCAAHLHAPPLALAVAADLAASALNPSLDSWDQAPAASALEAETARALAAEVYPDAARPDALVTTGGTEGNQLALLLARERHGAALTVVCGTHTHHSVRRAAWLLGLPEPVTVPAPAGTTDLAALDATLARLRGGPVLVTATAGTTDTGRIDPLPAIAGLCERYGAELHVDAAYGGTLLFSPRHRDLLRGIDRARSTVLDLHKMGWQPVAAGLLAVPDSALLAPLAHTADYLNADDDTEAGLPDLLGRSLRTTRRPDILKIAVTLRALGRGGLAELADRTLTAAHDLADLVEKTPALELHARPVLSTVLFRPRGAADATVARVRRSLLHDGSAVLGRARADGRLWLKATLLNPHTAPGDLETLIALVEGSSAR